One part of the Pseudoliparis swirei isolate HS2019 ecotype Mariana Trench chromosome 6, NWPU_hadal_v1, whole genome shotgun sequence genome encodes these proteins:
- the LOC130195023 gene encoding uncharacterized protein LOC130195023 isoform X3: MITMESALNPLPPFSENTYKMTEEDVKRLIEFRASNEALFTGKRNSAKIAWSTILKGLGLEGKLTADQIAKKWDNLRTKYKSHCVSQDLKQPYQGQDNAGGVVESWPWFHIMDEAMHGRLYNGNLVLSPENGGSGGLRNHHHHHHQHHHHHHQESTDILEFLIKTEMDDNVAQEAADRAADRAAHRSAAPAEGVPMGWRRMSECSYKMTEPETERMIKLRAANEALFTGRKHSAKPAWRAILYELGLQGKLTTDQLAKKWDNLKRRYKELKFPARGVETNPSSWPWFYRMNDAMEGRFTGAAPILTPIVEDEDEDCEPLSPTPKKRARRSRGGMAEFLTESEMDLLVDNEDKNGSASLGDLQRMAEFTYKLTEEDTRRLIELRASNESLFTGRRNTAKPAWRGIVKELGLTGKITPDQVAKKWDNLKTKFKDLKFPPRGMEGQTNPASWPWFQLMGDALEGRLLGKAPRVTPVWSSEEDGVFVSSPPPDRDCLLVERSGVSELENMANMENLVEAAEADGNVTYIDASGEECSTPSDLSYKMTDQDTRRMIHLRAANEALFTGRRNAAKAAWKAILKELGLLGKVSTYQMAKKWDNLKRRYKDLKYPPVGMENVADSTSSWPWFSLMNEAMEGRLASGAPLLAPVTQEEEQHPGPRHRSRPAPPPPPPASSSDYGQEAFGGGGDQVRRGGSAACEGPLGGLEREWEAVERERAALERERAAVQAERLWLERERAAVEQDRAMVEQERASLGRDRELLDQRALMLNSESPPGGQERECSISSSSGHICPLSRSANQKEALPQMKN; encoded by the exons ATGATCACAATGGAGTCCGCGCTGAACCCGCTGCCCCCGTTCTCCGAGAACACCTATAAGA TGACTGAGGAGGACGTGAAGCGGCTGATTGAGTTCCGGGCCTCCAACGAGGCTCTGTTCACGGGGAAGAGGAACTCAGCCAAGATCGCCTGGAG CACCATCCTAAAGGGTCTCGGTCTGGAGGGGAAACTCACAGCGGACCAGATCGCCAAGAAGTGGGACAACCTGAGGACCAAGTACAAg TCCCACTGTGTCTCCCAGGACCTGAAGCAGCCCTACCAGGGCCAGGACAACGCCGGGGGGGTCGTGGAGTCGTGGCCCTGGTTCCACATCATGGACGAAGCCATGCATGGCCGTCTCTACAACGGCAACCTGGTGCTGAGCCCGGAGAACGGCGGTAGCGGCGGCCTCCggaaccaccaccaccaccatcaccagcaccaccaccaccaccaccaggagaGCACCGACATCCTGGAGTTCCTCATCAAGACGGAGATGGACGACAACGTGGCGCAGGAGGCGGCCGACAGGGCGGCCGACAGGGCGGCCCACCGCAGCGCTGCTCCCGCCGAGGGGGTCCCCATGGGCTGGAGGAGGATGAGCGAGTGCTCCTATAAAA TGACGGAGCCAGAGACCGAGAGGATGATCAAACTCAGAGCCGCCAACGAGGCGCTCTTCACCGGCAGGAAGCACTCAGCCAAACCGGCCTGGAG GGCCATCCTGTACGAGCTGGGTCTGCAGGGGAAGCTGACCACAGATCAGCTGGCAAAGAAGTGGGACAACCTGAAGAGAAGATATAAG GAGCTGAAGTTTCCCGCTCGGGGCGTGGAGACCAACCCGAGCTCCTGGCCCTGGTTCTACCGGATGAACGACGCCATGGAGGGCCGCTTCACCGGGGCGGCGCCCATCCTCACGCCCATcgtggaggacgaggacgaggactgCGAGCCGCTGTCGCCGACCCCAAAGAAACGAGCGCGCCGCAGCCGGGGGGGGATGGCCGAGTTCCTGACGGAGTCCGAGATGGACCTGCTGGTGGACAACGAGGACAAGAACGGCTCGGCGTCGCTGGGAGACCTGCAGCGGATGGCCGAGTTCACCTACAAAC TGACGGAAGAAGACACCCGGCGGCTCATTGAGCTGCGAGCCTCCAACGAGTCTCTGTTCACGGGGAGGAGGAACACGGCCAAGCCGGCCTGGAG GGGGATCGTGAAGGAGTTGGGTCTGACGGGGAAGATCACGCCCGACCAGGTGGCCAAGAAGTGGGACAACCTGAAGACCAAGTTTAAG GACCTGAAGTTCCCTCCCCGGGGGATGGAGGGCCAGACCAACCCGGCCTCCTGGCCCTGGTTCCAGCTGATGGGCGACGCCCTGGAGGGCCGGCTGCTGGGCAAAGCCCCCCGAGTGACGCCGGTCTGGAGCAGCGAGGAGGACGGCGTcttcgtctcgtctcctcccccCGACAGAGACTGCCTCCTGGTGGAGAGGAGCGGCGTGTCGGAGCTGGAGAACATGGCGAACATGGAGAACCTGGTGGAGGCCGCCGAGGCCGACGGGAACGTCACCTACATCGATGCCAGTGGGGAGGAGTGCTCCacgccctctgacctctcctacAAGA TGACGGACCAGGACACTCGCAGGATGATCCACCTGAGGGCCGCCAACGAGGCGCTGTTCACGGGGCGCAGGAACGCGGCCAAGGCGGCCTGgaa AGCCATCCTGAAGGAGCTCGGCCTTCTGGGTAAAGTCTCCACCTACCAGATGGCAAAGAAATGGGACAATCTGAAGAGGAGGTACAAG GACCTGAAGTACCCCCCCGTCGGCATGGAGAACGTGGCGGACAGCACCTCCTCGTGGCCGTGGTTCAGCCTGATGAACGAAGCCATGGAGGGCCGCCTGGCGAGCGGCGCCCCCCTCCTCGCCCCCGtgacccaggaggaggagcagcacccGGGCCCCAGACACCGGTCccggcccgcccccccccctcctccccccgcctcctcctcggacTACGGACAGGAGGCGTTCGGCGGCGGGGGGGACCAGGTCCGGCGCGGCGGCTCGGCGGCCTGCGAGGGCCCCCTGGGGGGCCTGGAGCGGGAGTGGGAGGCGGTGGAGCGCGAGCGGGCGGCGCTGGAGCGGGAGCGGGCCGCGGTGCAGGCGGAGCGGCTCTGGCTGGAGAGGGAGCGGGCCGCCGTGGAGCAGGACCGGGCCATGGTGGAGCAGGAGAGGGCCTCGCTGGGCCGGGACCGGGAGCTGCTGGACCAGAGGGCCCTGATGCTGAACTCG gagtcgccccctggtggtcaggagagagaatgcagcatctCTTCGTCCAGTGGACACATTTGTCCCTTGAGCCGG TCGGCCAATCAGAAAGAAGCTCTTCCTCAGATGAAGAACTGA
- the LOC130195023 gene encoding uncharacterized protein LOC130195023 isoform X2 — MITMESALNPLPPFSENTYKMTEEDVKRLIEFRASNEALFTGKRNSAKIAWSTILKGLGLEGKLTADQIAKKWDNLRTKYKDLKQPYQGQDNAGGVVESWPWFHIMDEAMHGRLYNGNLVLSPENGGSGGLRNHHHHHHQHHHHHHQESTDILEFLIKTEMDDNVAQEAADRAADRAAHRSAAPAEGVPMGWRRMSECSYKMTEPETERMIKLRAANEALFTGRKHSAKPAWRAILYELGLQGKLTTDQLAKKWDNLKRRYKELKFPARGVETNPSSWPWFYRMNDAMEGRFTGAAPILTPIVEDEDEDCEPLSPTPKKRARRSRGGMAEFLTESEMDLLVDNEDKNGSASLGDLQRMAEFTYKREPSWKTAMTEEDTRRLIELRASNESLFTGRRNTAKPAWRGIVKELGLTGKITPDQVAKKWDNLKTKFKDLKFPPRGMEGQTNPASWPWFQLMGDALEGRLLGKAPRVTPVWSSEEDGVFVSSPPPDRDCLLVERSGVSELENMANMENLVEAAEADGNVTYIDASGEECSTPSDLSYKMTDQDTRRMIHLRAANEALFTGRRNAAKAAWKAILKELGLLGKVSTYQMAKKWDNLKRRYKDLKYPPVGMENVADSTSSWPWFSLMNEAMEGRLASGAPLLAPVTQEEEQHPGPRHRSRPAPPPPPPASSSDYGQEAFGGGGDQVRRGGSAACEGPLGGLEREWEAVERERAALERERAAVQAERLWLERERAAVEQDRAMVEQERASLGRDRELLDQRALMLNSESPPGGQERECSISSSSGHICPLSRSANQKEALPQMKN; from the exons ATGATCACAATGGAGTCCGCGCTGAACCCGCTGCCCCCGTTCTCCGAGAACACCTATAAGA TGACTGAGGAGGACGTGAAGCGGCTGATTGAGTTCCGGGCCTCCAACGAGGCTCTGTTCACGGGGAAGAGGAACTCAGCCAAGATCGCCTGGAG CACCATCCTAAAGGGTCTCGGTCTGGAGGGGAAACTCACAGCGGACCAGATCGCCAAGAAGTGGGACAACCTGAGGACCAAGTACAAg GACCTGAAGCAGCCCTACCAGGGCCAGGACAACGCCGGGGGGGTCGTGGAGTCGTGGCCCTGGTTCCACATCATGGACGAAGCCATGCATGGCCGTCTCTACAACGGCAACCTGGTGCTGAGCCCGGAGAACGGCGGTAGCGGCGGCCTCCggaaccaccaccaccaccatcaccagcaccaccaccaccaccaccaggagaGCACCGACATCCTGGAGTTCCTCATCAAGACGGAGATGGACGACAACGTGGCGCAGGAGGCGGCCGACAGGGCGGCCGACAGGGCGGCCCACCGCAGCGCTGCTCCCGCCGAGGGGGTCCCCATGGGCTGGAGGAGGATGAGCGAGTGCTCCTATAAAA TGACGGAGCCAGAGACCGAGAGGATGATCAAACTCAGAGCCGCCAACGAGGCGCTCTTCACCGGCAGGAAGCACTCAGCCAAACCGGCCTGGAG GGCCATCCTGTACGAGCTGGGTCTGCAGGGGAAGCTGACCACAGATCAGCTGGCAAAGAAGTGGGACAACCTGAAGAGAAGATATAAG GAGCTGAAGTTTCCCGCTCGGGGCGTGGAGACCAACCCGAGCTCCTGGCCCTGGTTCTACCGGATGAACGACGCCATGGAGGGCCGCTTCACCGGGGCGGCGCCCATCCTCACGCCCATcgtggaggacgaggacgaggactgCGAGCCGCTGTCGCCGACCCCAAAGAAACGAGCGCGCCGCAGCCGGGGGGGGATGGCCGAGTTCCTGACGGAGTCCGAGATGGACCTGCTGGTGGACAACGAGGACAAGAACGGCTCGGCGTCGCTGGGAGACCTGCAGCGGATGGCCGAGTTCACCTACAAACGTGAGCCAAGCTGGAAGACAGCAA TGACGGAAGAAGACACCCGGCGGCTCATTGAGCTGCGAGCCTCCAACGAGTCTCTGTTCACGGGGAGGAGGAACACGGCCAAGCCGGCCTGGAG GGGGATCGTGAAGGAGTTGGGTCTGACGGGGAAGATCACGCCCGACCAGGTGGCCAAGAAGTGGGACAACCTGAAGACCAAGTTTAAG GACCTGAAGTTCCCTCCCCGGGGGATGGAGGGCCAGACCAACCCGGCCTCCTGGCCCTGGTTCCAGCTGATGGGCGACGCCCTGGAGGGCCGGCTGCTGGGCAAAGCCCCCCGAGTGACGCCGGTCTGGAGCAGCGAGGAGGACGGCGTcttcgtctcgtctcctcccccCGACAGAGACTGCCTCCTGGTGGAGAGGAGCGGCGTGTCGGAGCTGGAGAACATGGCGAACATGGAGAACCTGGTGGAGGCCGCCGAGGCCGACGGGAACGTCACCTACATCGATGCCAGTGGGGAGGAGTGCTCCacgccctctgacctctcctacAAGA TGACGGACCAGGACACTCGCAGGATGATCCACCTGAGGGCCGCCAACGAGGCGCTGTTCACGGGGCGCAGGAACGCGGCCAAGGCGGCCTGgaa AGCCATCCTGAAGGAGCTCGGCCTTCTGGGTAAAGTCTCCACCTACCAGATGGCAAAGAAATGGGACAATCTGAAGAGGAGGTACAAG GACCTGAAGTACCCCCCCGTCGGCATGGAGAACGTGGCGGACAGCACCTCCTCGTGGCCGTGGTTCAGCCTGATGAACGAAGCCATGGAGGGCCGCCTGGCGAGCGGCGCCCCCCTCCTCGCCCCCGtgacccaggaggaggagcagcacccGGGCCCCAGACACCGGTCccggcccgcccccccccctcctccccccgcctcctcctcggacTACGGACAGGAGGCGTTCGGCGGCGGGGGGGACCAGGTCCGGCGCGGCGGCTCGGCGGCCTGCGAGGGCCCCCTGGGGGGCCTGGAGCGGGAGTGGGAGGCGGTGGAGCGCGAGCGGGCGGCGCTGGAGCGGGAGCGGGCCGCGGTGCAGGCGGAGCGGCTCTGGCTGGAGAGGGAGCGGGCCGCCGTGGAGCAGGACCGGGCCATGGTGGAGCAGGAGAGGGCCTCGCTGGGCCGGGACCGGGAGCTGCTGGACCAGAGGGCCCTGATGCTGAACTCG gagtcgccccctggtggtcaggagagagaatgcagcatctCTTCGTCCAGTGGACACATTTGTCCCTTGAGCCGG TCGGCCAATCAGAAAGAAGCTCTTCCTCAGATGAAGAACTGA
- the LOC130195023 gene encoding uncharacterized protein LOC130195023 isoform X1, giving the protein MITMESALNPLPPFSENTYKMTEEDVKRLIEFRASNEALFTGKRNSAKIAWSTILKGLGLEGKLTADQIAKKWDNLRTKYKSHCVSQDLKQPYQGQDNAGGVVESWPWFHIMDEAMHGRLYNGNLVLSPENGGSGGLRNHHHHHHQHHHHHHQESTDILEFLIKTEMDDNVAQEAADRAADRAAHRSAAPAEGVPMGWRRMSECSYKMTEPETERMIKLRAANEALFTGRKHSAKPAWRAILYELGLQGKLTTDQLAKKWDNLKRRYKELKFPARGVETNPSSWPWFYRMNDAMEGRFTGAAPILTPIVEDEDEDCEPLSPTPKKRARRSRGGMAEFLTESEMDLLVDNEDKNGSASLGDLQRMAEFTYKREPSWKTAMTEEDTRRLIELRASNESLFTGRRNTAKPAWRGIVKELGLTGKITPDQVAKKWDNLKTKFKDLKFPPRGMEGQTNPASWPWFQLMGDALEGRLLGKAPRVTPVWSSEEDGVFVSSPPPDRDCLLVERSGVSELENMANMENLVEAAEADGNVTYIDASGEECSTPSDLSYKMTDQDTRRMIHLRAANEALFTGRRNAAKAAWKAILKELGLLGKVSTYQMAKKWDNLKRRYKDLKYPPVGMENVADSTSSWPWFSLMNEAMEGRLASGAPLLAPVTQEEEQHPGPRHRSRPAPPPPPPASSSDYGQEAFGGGGDQVRRGGSAACEGPLGGLEREWEAVERERAALERERAAVQAERLWLERERAAVEQDRAMVEQERASLGRDRELLDQRALMLNSESPPGGQERECSISSSSGHICPLSRSANQKEALPQMKN; this is encoded by the exons ATGATCACAATGGAGTCCGCGCTGAACCCGCTGCCCCCGTTCTCCGAGAACACCTATAAGA TGACTGAGGAGGACGTGAAGCGGCTGATTGAGTTCCGGGCCTCCAACGAGGCTCTGTTCACGGGGAAGAGGAACTCAGCCAAGATCGCCTGGAG CACCATCCTAAAGGGTCTCGGTCTGGAGGGGAAACTCACAGCGGACCAGATCGCCAAGAAGTGGGACAACCTGAGGACCAAGTACAAg TCCCACTGTGTCTCCCAGGACCTGAAGCAGCCCTACCAGGGCCAGGACAACGCCGGGGGGGTCGTGGAGTCGTGGCCCTGGTTCCACATCATGGACGAAGCCATGCATGGCCGTCTCTACAACGGCAACCTGGTGCTGAGCCCGGAGAACGGCGGTAGCGGCGGCCTCCggaaccaccaccaccaccatcaccagcaccaccaccaccaccaccaggagaGCACCGACATCCTGGAGTTCCTCATCAAGACGGAGATGGACGACAACGTGGCGCAGGAGGCGGCCGACAGGGCGGCCGACAGGGCGGCCCACCGCAGCGCTGCTCCCGCCGAGGGGGTCCCCATGGGCTGGAGGAGGATGAGCGAGTGCTCCTATAAAA TGACGGAGCCAGAGACCGAGAGGATGATCAAACTCAGAGCCGCCAACGAGGCGCTCTTCACCGGCAGGAAGCACTCAGCCAAACCGGCCTGGAG GGCCATCCTGTACGAGCTGGGTCTGCAGGGGAAGCTGACCACAGATCAGCTGGCAAAGAAGTGGGACAACCTGAAGAGAAGATATAAG GAGCTGAAGTTTCCCGCTCGGGGCGTGGAGACCAACCCGAGCTCCTGGCCCTGGTTCTACCGGATGAACGACGCCATGGAGGGCCGCTTCACCGGGGCGGCGCCCATCCTCACGCCCATcgtggaggacgaggacgaggactgCGAGCCGCTGTCGCCGACCCCAAAGAAACGAGCGCGCCGCAGCCGGGGGGGGATGGCCGAGTTCCTGACGGAGTCCGAGATGGACCTGCTGGTGGACAACGAGGACAAGAACGGCTCGGCGTCGCTGGGAGACCTGCAGCGGATGGCCGAGTTCACCTACAAACGTGAGCCAAGCTGGAAGACAGCAA TGACGGAAGAAGACACCCGGCGGCTCATTGAGCTGCGAGCCTCCAACGAGTCTCTGTTCACGGGGAGGAGGAACACGGCCAAGCCGGCCTGGAG GGGGATCGTGAAGGAGTTGGGTCTGACGGGGAAGATCACGCCCGACCAGGTGGCCAAGAAGTGGGACAACCTGAAGACCAAGTTTAAG GACCTGAAGTTCCCTCCCCGGGGGATGGAGGGCCAGACCAACCCGGCCTCCTGGCCCTGGTTCCAGCTGATGGGCGACGCCCTGGAGGGCCGGCTGCTGGGCAAAGCCCCCCGAGTGACGCCGGTCTGGAGCAGCGAGGAGGACGGCGTcttcgtctcgtctcctcccccCGACAGAGACTGCCTCCTGGTGGAGAGGAGCGGCGTGTCGGAGCTGGAGAACATGGCGAACATGGAGAACCTGGTGGAGGCCGCCGAGGCCGACGGGAACGTCACCTACATCGATGCCAGTGGGGAGGAGTGCTCCacgccctctgacctctcctacAAGA TGACGGACCAGGACACTCGCAGGATGATCCACCTGAGGGCCGCCAACGAGGCGCTGTTCACGGGGCGCAGGAACGCGGCCAAGGCGGCCTGgaa AGCCATCCTGAAGGAGCTCGGCCTTCTGGGTAAAGTCTCCACCTACCAGATGGCAAAGAAATGGGACAATCTGAAGAGGAGGTACAAG GACCTGAAGTACCCCCCCGTCGGCATGGAGAACGTGGCGGACAGCACCTCCTCGTGGCCGTGGTTCAGCCTGATGAACGAAGCCATGGAGGGCCGCCTGGCGAGCGGCGCCCCCCTCCTCGCCCCCGtgacccaggaggaggagcagcacccGGGCCCCAGACACCGGTCccggcccgcccccccccctcctccccccgcctcctcctcggacTACGGACAGGAGGCGTTCGGCGGCGGGGGGGACCAGGTCCGGCGCGGCGGCTCGGCGGCCTGCGAGGGCCCCCTGGGGGGCCTGGAGCGGGAGTGGGAGGCGGTGGAGCGCGAGCGGGCGGCGCTGGAGCGGGAGCGGGCCGCGGTGCAGGCGGAGCGGCTCTGGCTGGAGAGGGAGCGGGCCGCCGTGGAGCAGGACCGGGCCATGGTGGAGCAGGAGAGGGCCTCGCTGGGCCGGGACCGGGAGCTGCTGGACCAGAGGGCCCTGATGCTGAACTCG gagtcgccccctggtggtcaggagagagaatgcagcatctCTTCGTCCAGTGGACACATTTGTCCCTTGAGCCGG TCGGCCAATCAGAAAGAAGCTCTTCCTCAGATGAAGAACTGA
- the LOC130195023 gene encoding uncharacterized protein LOC130195023 isoform X5 gives MITMESALNPLPPFSENTYKMTEEDVKRLIEFRASNEALFTGKRNSAKIAWSTILKGLGLEGKLTADQIAKKWDNLRTKYKSHCVSQDLKQPYQGQDNAGGVVESWPWFHIMDEAMHGRLYNGNLVLSPENGGSGGLRNHHHHHHQHHHHHHQESTDILEFLIKTEMDDNVAQEAADRAADRAAHRSAAPAEGVPMGWRRMSECSYKMTEPETERMIKLRAANEALFTGRKHSAKPAWRAILYELGLQGKLTTDQLAKKWDNLKRRYKELKFPARGVETNPSSWPWFYRMNDAMEGRFTGAAPILTPIVEDEDEDCEPLSPTPKKRARRSRGGMAEFLTESEMDLLVDNEDKNGSASLGDLQRMAEFTYKREPSWKTAMTEEDTRRLIELRASNESLFTGRRNTAKPAWRGIVKELGLTGKITPDQVAKKWDNLKTKFKDLKFPPRGMEGQTNPASWPWFQLMGDALEGRLLGKAPRVTPVWSSEEDGVFVSSPPPDRDCLLVERSGVSELENMANMENLVEAAEADGNVTYIDASGEECSTPSDLSYKMTDQDTRRMIHLRAANEALFTGRRNAAKAAWKAILKELGLLGKVSTYQMAKKWDNLKRRYKDLKYPPVGMENVADSTSSWPWFSLMNEAMEGRLASGAPLLAPVTQEEEQHPGPRHRSRPAPPPPPPASSSDYGQEAFGGGGDQVRRGGSAACEGPLGGLEREWEAVERERAALERERAAVQAERLWLERERAAVEQDRAMVEQERASLGRDRELLDQRALMLNSKAAHLTGEEP, from the exons ATGATCACAATGGAGTCCGCGCTGAACCCGCTGCCCCCGTTCTCCGAGAACACCTATAAGA TGACTGAGGAGGACGTGAAGCGGCTGATTGAGTTCCGGGCCTCCAACGAGGCTCTGTTCACGGGGAAGAGGAACTCAGCCAAGATCGCCTGGAG CACCATCCTAAAGGGTCTCGGTCTGGAGGGGAAACTCACAGCGGACCAGATCGCCAAGAAGTGGGACAACCTGAGGACCAAGTACAAg TCCCACTGTGTCTCCCAGGACCTGAAGCAGCCCTACCAGGGCCAGGACAACGCCGGGGGGGTCGTGGAGTCGTGGCCCTGGTTCCACATCATGGACGAAGCCATGCATGGCCGTCTCTACAACGGCAACCTGGTGCTGAGCCCGGAGAACGGCGGTAGCGGCGGCCTCCggaaccaccaccaccaccatcaccagcaccaccaccaccaccaccaggagaGCACCGACATCCTGGAGTTCCTCATCAAGACGGAGATGGACGACAACGTGGCGCAGGAGGCGGCCGACAGGGCGGCCGACAGGGCGGCCCACCGCAGCGCTGCTCCCGCCGAGGGGGTCCCCATGGGCTGGAGGAGGATGAGCGAGTGCTCCTATAAAA TGACGGAGCCAGAGACCGAGAGGATGATCAAACTCAGAGCCGCCAACGAGGCGCTCTTCACCGGCAGGAAGCACTCAGCCAAACCGGCCTGGAG GGCCATCCTGTACGAGCTGGGTCTGCAGGGGAAGCTGACCACAGATCAGCTGGCAAAGAAGTGGGACAACCTGAAGAGAAGATATAAG GAGCTGAAGTTTCCCGCTCGGGGCGTGGAGACCAACCCGAGCTCCTGGCCCTGGTTCTACCGGATGAACGACGCCATGGAGGGCCGCTTCACCGGGGCGGCGCCCATCCTCACGCCCATcgtggaggacgaggacgaggactgCGAGCCGCTGTCGCCGACCCCAAAGAAACGAGCGCGCCGCAGCCGGGGGGGGATGGCCGAGTTCCTGACGGAGTCCGAGATGGACCTGCTGGTGGACAACGAGGACAAGAACGGCTCGGCGTCGCTGGGAGACCTGCAGCGGATGGCCGAGTTCACCTACAAACGTGAGCCAAGCTGGAAGACAGCAA TGACGGAAGAAGACACCCGGCGGCTCATTGAGCTGCGAGCCTCCAACGAGTCTCTGTTCACGGGGAGGAGGAACACGGCCAAGCCGGCCTGGAG GGGGATCGTGAAGGAGTTGGGTCTGACGGGGAAGATCACGCCCGACCAGGTGGCCAAGAAGTGGGACAACCTGAAGACCAAGTTTAAG GACCTGAAGTTCCCTCCCCGGGGGATGGAGGGCCAGACCAACCCGGCCTCCTGGCCCTGGTTCCAGCTGATGGGCGACGCCCTGGAGGGCCGGCTGCTGGGCAAAGCCCCCCGAGTGACGCCGGTCTGGAGCAGCGAGGAGGACGGCGTcttcgtctcgtctcctcccccCGACAGAGACTGCCTCCTGGTGGAGAGGAGCGGCGTGTCGGAGCTGGAGAACATGGCGAACATGGAGAACCTGGTGGAGGCCGCCGAGGCCGACGGGAACGTCACCTACATCGATGCCAGTGGGGAGGAGTGCTCCacgccctctgacctctcctacAAGA TGACGGACCAGGACACTCGCAGGATGATCCACCTGAGGGCCGCCAACGAGGCGCTGTTCACGGGGCGCAGGAACGCGGCCAAGGCGGCCTGgaa AGCCATCCTGAAGGAGCTCGGCCTTCTGGGTAAAGTCTCCACCTACCAGATGGCAAAGAAATGGGACAATCTGAAGAGGAGGTACAAG GACCTGAAGTACCCCCCCGTCGGCATGGAGAACGTGGCGGACAGCACCTCCTCGTGGCCGTGGTTCAGCCTGATGAACGAAGCCATGGAGGGCCGCCTGGCGAGCGGCGCCCCCCTCCTCGCCCCCGtgacccaggaggaggagcagcacccGGGCCCCAGACACCGGTCccggcccgcccccccccctcctccccccgcctcctcctcggacTACGGACAGGAGGCGTTCGGCGGCGGGGGGGACCAGGTCCGGCGCGGCGGCTCGGCGGCCTGCGAGGGCCCCCTGGGGGGCCTGGAGCGGGAGTGGGAGGCGGTGGAGCGCGAGCGGGCGGCGCTGGAGCGGGAGCGGGCCGCGGTGCAGGCGGAGCGGCTCTGGCTGGAGAGGGAGCGGGCCGCCGTGGAGCAGGACCGGGCCATGGTGGAGCAGGAGAGGGCCTCGCTGGGCCGGGACCGGGAGCTGCTGGACCAGAGGGCCCTGATGCTGAACTCG AAGGCAGCACACCTGACAGGTGAGGAACCGTGA